From the Leucobacter tenebrionis genome, one window contains:
- a CDS encoding TetR/AcrR family transcriptional regulator produces the protein MPAKPPPVSAPHEHENSAAAIRRLAEQGYEATTAGDLADAVGMSRSTFFRRFGSKDDVIFADHDHALAQLGAFLDSTELAPADALAEGTADVLRLLVRDPEAARLRFELMRETPALRDRELVITHRYERVFARYIRRVQQPETPDWVASALAASLVAVHNATLRDWLRDRVSDAPRAVVRDLRRLLALYDRWLSAEGAHQRVLVAVYDAAASPDAVLSAVASQIEAEAR, from the coding sequence ATGCCAGCGAAGCCCCCGCCCGTCTCCGCGCCGCACGAGCACGAGAACTCGGCCGCCGCGATCCGCCGCCTCGCCGAGCAGGGCTACGAGGCCACCACCGCGGGCGACCTCGCCGATGCGGTGGGCATGAGCCGCAGCACGTTCTTCCGCCGCTTCGGCAGCAAGGACGACGTGATCTTCGCCGATCACGACCACGCCCTCGCACAGCTCGGAGCCTTCCTGGACTCCACCGAGCTCGCCCCCGCGGATGCTCTGGCCGAGGGCACCGCCGACGTGCTGCGTCTGCTGGTGCGCGATCCCGAAGCCGCCCGCCTGCGCTTCGAGCTGATGCGCGAGACCCCGGCGCTGCGCGACCGGGAGCTGGTGATCACGCACCGCTACGAGCGCGTGTTCGCACGATACATCCGCCGTGTACAGCAGCCCGAGACGCCGGACTGGGTGGCATCGGCGCTCGCGGCGTCACTCGTCGCGGTGCACAACGCGACGCTGCGCGATTGGCTGCGCGACCGGGTCTCCGATGCGCCTCGGGCAGTGGTTCGGGATCTGCGCAGACTGCTGGCGCTCTATGACCGCTGGCTCTCAGCCGAGGGCGCGCACCAGCGGGTCCTGGTCGCGGTCTACGACGCAGCGGCCTCCCCCGATGCCGTGCTGAGCGCCGTCGCGTCTCAGATCGAGGCCGAAGCCCGCTGA